The segment TTGCTTCTTCAACTTCTAGGTAGTCATTTGTTATTAATGCTTCCAGCTCGAGCTCTTTAGCAACAGAACGTACTTGCCTTGCCATTTCACGGCTATATGTTCCAATCCCTACTACTTTAAAACCTAGCTCCTTGTCAGCAATTCTTGCAGCAGATATAGCATGAGTACCATCTCCGAAAATAAAAACTCTTTTCCCTGTTAGGTAATTTGAGTCAACAGAGTTTGAGTACCAAGTAAGTCTTGATTGGTCTATTTCTTCCTTTGCTGTTGGAAAATCTAGTTCTAAAATCTTGTGAACTTCTTCTATAAAATCTTGCGTAGCGCCTACTCCAATAGGAATTGTTTTGGTGTATGGATGGCCAAAAGTTCGCTCAAGCCAAATACAAGTTGATTCTGCTATCTCAGGATATAAGCAAACATTTGCATCTGCTTTTGTAAGTCTTATTAGATCGGCAGGTGAAGCTTCCAGTGGAGCAATTACATTGATATCAATTCCATGTTGGGAAAGAATTTTTTGTATTTCTAAAATGTCATCACGACATCTGAAACCAAGTAGTGAGGGCCCTAATAAATTTACTCTTGGTCTCCTCCCTTCAGATTTCCAGGCAGTTGGCTTATGGTCTGGTTGGTTTTGAGAATGATTTTTTAGTAAACCACGAACTAATTGGTAGAAAGTTTCTGCTCCACCCCAATTTTCTTTTTTGCTGTAAGCAGGTAGTTCAAGATTGACTATAGGGATTTCATACCCCATTCCTTTTGCAAGAGATCCTGGTTGATCTTGAATTAATTCAGCTGTACAACTTTCGCCTACAAGAAGAGCATCAGGCTGAAATCTTTCTACAGCTTCACGTATATGACCTTTAACTAATTCAGCGGTATCTCCTCCTAAATCTCTTGCTTGAAAAGTTGTATAGGTTACAGGTGGCCTTTTCCCTCTCCTTTCAATCATTGTGAACAGCAGATCGGCATAGGTATCACCTTGAGGGGCATGTAAAACATAATGAACACCTTTCATTGAAGAGGCAATTCTCATAGCACCTATGTGAGGCGGTCCCTCATATGTCCAAAGTGTTAGTTCCATGAGTCAATCTGTTGTGGTTTAGTGGGAAGTTGGATTTAGAAGATCATGTCGAATGAGTGGCCTTGCGAAGAGCTCTGCAAGATCTGCAGCTTGGTCTATGCCATGGATTGGGCTAAAGACCATTTCAATTGACCATTTTGTTGAAAAGCCTTCTGCTTCTAGCGGATTTGCTAGTCCCATTCCGCATACAACAAGGTCTGCTTTCTTTTCACGGACTCTGTCAAGTTGTTTTTCTACATGTTGCCCTTCAACAATTCTTACGTTCTCTGGGAGAAGGTCTATCTCCGGTTTCATCATTTCCCTATTTAAATAGGGTGTCCCTATTTCTAAAAGCTCCATCCCACATTCCATTTGAAGAAAGCGCGCAAGAGGGATCTCTAATTGTGATTCAGGCAATAGGAATAGCTTTTTACCATTCAGCTTTTCTATATAGGGTTTTAAAGCTTTGCGAGCTCTAATAATCAAAGGTTCTAAAGTTTCATCAACTAAAGATTGATTTACTCCAAAAGACTTTGCAGCAGCTTCAATCCATAACCTGCTGCCTTCTACTCCTAAAGGGAAAGGTGCTTCAAGAATCTCAGCACCTCTATCTTTTAAGACGCGAGCTGTATCTGTTAAATATGGCTGAGTCAGAAGAATCTTTGTCCCAGGACCTACAGACGGAAGTTGAGTGGATTGTCTAGGAGGAAAGCTATCAATTTTATTTATTCCTAATCGTTTAAAGATTGTTATTAATCGATCCTCTACCGCATTTGCCAATGTCCCTACAAGAAGTAATTGCTTATGTTGACTTTCTGGCATTAATGGTACAAGGGCCTTTAGCGCACCATCTTCTCCTTGAGTGAAGGTTGTCTCAATACCACTTCCTGAATAATTCAGGATGGTTACTTTCCCATTGAATTGAGAATTGAGTCTTTCAGCAGCTCTGGCGAGATCGATCTTTATTACTTCGCTAGGGCAAGATCCAACAAGGAAGAGCGTGCGAATTTCAGGTCGCCTTGTTAACAGGTTCTTGACAACGCGATCAAGCTCTTCATGAGCATCTGCAAGGCCTGCGAGGTCCCTTTCTTCAAGAATTGCTGTACCAAATCTAGGTTCAGCAAAAATCATTACTCCTGCAGCACTTTGGATTAAGTGCGCACATGTTCGAGATCCAACTACAAGGAAAAAAGCATCAGGCATTCGCCTATGCAGCCAAACAATTGATGTAAGGCCACAAAAGACTTCTTTTGGTCCAGTTTCCTTTAGCAGCGTTGCGCCGCTCATAAAAAAAAATAAGCTCTATCTTCAAATTGCATCTATTAATAGAAAGATGCAATTAGAAAAAGAAAAAATTATGGATTGAATATATCTTTTGTTGCATTTTATGAGCAATTTGAAACCCTTTCTCTTTAAGTTTGACCAAATTGATCATTGATTGAACTTTGCTTTTAATTCCTCCAATAATTTGTTTCTCCATTTACTTGAGAAAGCTTCCAAACATTTCTACTGATTCTTCTAGCAGATAAGCCTCCTCGTTCTGTTTTTTCTGAACCAGGCCTCGCACCAAGGAGATAGGTTACTTCCGAGGTGCTGAGGGGCGCGCTGGTTTGTATAGCTAAAGCAATGAGTTCAAGACGCTGTCTTAATGCATGAAGATCACATTTTTCTTGACTCTCTTCTACCAATCTTAAATTAGGCCCCTCGCTATTAGAAATTTTTTGCATGAGGCCCAACCCTATTAGCCCTAAGGTTTGCTCAGGCTTTAAATCAGTTGGTATAGCTTGTGATTCGGATGTATTTTTTTGAGAAGCATTCATTTTTTCTTGTATGGTTACCTTGAAGTTATCGGTTCATTTCAAGCTTGCAAGATTATTTAATTACCTAAAACGACATATTTTCCTGTAAGATCCGCGCCATGAACGGAATCGCTAGCTTTGATAACCGTGAACGGCGACTTTCAGGTAGTGCGCTTGTAACAGGGTCTGAGGTTGGTCCTCAGTCATCAGGTGCTAGTTGCGTAATTACAACTGATTCTGAGAAATCTCTTGTTTCGAGACAGGCAAGCCATGTTCAGCAGATTGAATTAAGAACATATGTATTCTTAGATTCTTTACAGCCTCAGCTTGCAGCCTATATGGGAACTGCTAGTCAAGGGTTCCTTCCTATCCCAGGTGATGCTTGTTTGTGGATGGAAGTTTCTCCTGGTATGGCAGTACATAGAGTTACTGACATAGCTTTAAAAGCAAGTAATGTAAGACTTGGACAGATGGTTGTTGAAAGAGCTTTTGGTTCATTGGCTCTTTACCATAGAGATCAAAGTACTGTTATACATTCTGGCGACGTGGTTCTTGATGCTATTGGCAGTTCTATAGATAGGAGAACGAAGCCTCAAGTGAGTTGGACTGAGGTCATACGAGCAATTACTCCTGACCATGCTGTCTTGATCAATAGACAAAATCGTAGAGGGTCCATGATTCAATCTGGTATGAGCATGTTTATCCTTGAAACTGAGCCTGCCGGATATGTTCTTATGGCTGCTAATGAAGCTGAAAAGGCCTCGAACATAACTGTTGTTGATGTTAAAGGTGTGGGTGCTTTTGGAAGACTCACTCTTGCAGGGAAAGAGGGAGATGTTGAGGAGGCTGCAGCTGCAGCGATGAGATCCATAGATCAAATAAATAGATAATTTAATTAGTTAAGCCAAATTCTTTAAGAAGATGTGGTGCTAAGTTTCTAGCTGCCTTCCCTCGACTGCCTAATTTACTTAACTGCGCTTGAGTCAATTCTCCATATGTGCACTTTGCTTCTTTGACCCAAAAGATTGATTCAAATTCGCCTCCGATATAGGCAGGTTCATTTAGAAGTTCTCCCCAGCAAATACCCTCTGATTTGCATACAAGATTTCCTTTTGGGTCGCAAAGAACCATAACGCTTATAAATCGAGCGCTTCTGTATAGGCTCCCATTTAATTTGCTTAGAATTTTTGTAAGTTTTTCTTCATTGCTTTTAGCAAAACGAGCAGAGTGAATACCTGGCTTACCATTTAGAGCATCAACTTCCAGACCTGAATCATCTGCAATAGTCCAGCCATTAGTCCTTTCAGATGCTGCTACCCCTTTAAGTAATGCATTCTCTAGATATGTAGAACCGGTCTCTTCGACATTGAGATCTTTAGGCTGCCTATTAATTTCGATAGGCAGAGGCCCCAGCATTGCCTCTATCTCGGCCACCTTCTTGGGATTGTTGCTTGCAATAGTTATAAGAGGTTTTATCAAGGGAAGATGTGCTTCCAATTTATAGATTTCTTTCTAAGACTAACTTGTACGCAATTATTAGAGACAGGGTTGGTTGAACATTCCACCCCTTAGCAAAGCCTTGGGACCTGCCTCGGAAAAGAAAATACACATAGTTAGTACGTAAAACAATCAAATATCTTG is part of the Prochlorococcus marinus str. MIT 0919 genome and harbors:
- a CDS encoding ferredoxin:protochlorophyllide reductase (ATP-dependent) subunit B, translated to MELTLWTYEGPPHIGAMRIASSMKGVHYVLHAPQGDTYADLLFTMIERRGKRPPVTYTTFQARDLGGDTAELVKGHIREAVERFQPDALLVGESCTAELIQDQPGSLAKGMGYEIPIVNLELPAYSKKENWGGAETFYQLVRGLLKNHSQNQPDHKPTAWKSEGRRPRVNLLGPSLLGFRCRDDILEIQKILSQHGIDINVIAPLEASPADLIRLTKADANVCLYPEIAESTCIWLERTFGHPYTKTIPIGVGATQDFIEEVHKILELDFPTAKEEIDQSRLTWYSNSVDSNYLTGKRVFIFGDGTHAISAARIADKELGFKVVGIGTYSREMARQVRSVAKELELEALITNDYLEVEEAIKECAPELVLGTQMERHSAKRLGIPCAVISTPMHVQDVPARYSPQMGWEGANVIFDDWVHPLMMGLEEHLIGMFRHDFEFTDGHQSHLGHVGGSTKETEAAQSQTIQDSIDSNRADHLPCWTSEGEIELSKIPFFVRGKVRKNTEKYARQIGCQEIDGEILLDAKAHFKA
- a CDS encoding ferredoxin:protochlorophyllide reductase (ATP-dependent) subunit N: MSGATLLKETGPKEVFCGLTSIVWLHRRMPDAFFLVVGSRTCAHLIQSAAGVMIFAEPRFGTAILEERDLAGLADAHEELDRVVKNLLTRRPEIRTLFLVGSCPSEVIKIDLARAAERLNSQFNGKVTILNYSGSGIETTFTQGEDGALKALVPLMPESQHKQLLLVGTLANAVEDRLITIFKRLGINKIDSFPPRQSTQLPSVGPGTKILLTQPYLTDTARVLKDRGAEILEAPFPLGVEGSRLWIEAAAKSFGVNQSLVDETLEPLIIRARKALKPYIEKLNGKKLFLLPESQLEIPLARFLQMECGMELLEIGTPYLNREMMKPEIDLLPENVRIVEGQHVEKQLDRVREKKADLVVCGMGLANPLEAEGFSTKWSIEMVFSPIHGIDQAADLAELFARPLIRHDLLNPTSH
- a CDS encoding microcompartment protein, whose product is MNGIASFDNRERRLSGSALVTGSEVGPQSSGASCVITTDSEKSLVSRQASHVQQIELRTYVFLDSLQPQLAAYMGTASQGFLPIPGDACLWMEVSPGMAVHRVTDIALKASNVRLGQMVVERAFGSLALYHRDQSTVIHSGDVVLDAIGSSIDRRTKPQVSWTEVIRAITPDHAVLINRQNRRGSMIQSGMSMFILETEPAGYVLMAANEAEKASNITVVDVKGVGAFGRLTLAGKEGDVEEAAAAAMRSIDQINR
- a CDS encoding non-canonical purine NTP pyrophosphatase, with protein sequence MIKPLITIASNNPKKVAEIEAMLGPLPIEINRQPKDLNVEETGSTYLENALLKGVAASERTNGWTIADDSGLEVDALNGKPGIHSARFAKSNEEKLTKILSKLNGSLYRSARFISVMVLCDPKGNLVCKSEGICWGELLNEPAYIGGEFESIFWVKEAKCTYGELTQAQLSKLGSRGKAARNLAPHLLKEFGLTN